From Lysobacter silvisoli, the proteins below share one genomic window:
- a CDS encoding PhoH family protein encodes MSARTTSEFVLEPAETERLANLSGPFDGHLRQIELRLGVEIANRGNVFRVVGPTAAVNKAERLLRQLWKDAAEETLDEGAIHLALAEAQADGLVNADIEPQEVAIRVKRGTIRGRGANQAKYLHAIATHDINFGIGPAGTGKTFLAVASAVEALNESRVQRLILVRPAVEAGEKLGFLPGDLTQKVDPYLRPLYDALYEMLGVEKVVKLLEKNVIEIAPLAYMRGRTLNDAYVILDEAQNTTIEQMKMFLTRIGYGSTAVVTGDLTQIDLPRHVKSGLKDALDVLRNVDGISFTFFEARDVVRHPLVARIVTAYDARDAETAQTGPNA; translated from the coding sequence ATGTCCGCACGCACCACCTCCGAATTCGTCCTGGAACCGGCCGAAACCGAACGCCTGGCCAACCTCAGCGGCCCGTTCGACGGCCATCTGCGCCAAATCGAACTGCGCCTGGGCGTGGAAATCGCCAACCGCGGCAACGTGTTCCGCGTGGTCGGCCCGACCGCGGCCGTGAACAAGGCCGAAAGGCTGCTGCGCCAGCTGTGGAAGGACGCGGCCGAAGAAACGCTGGACGAAGGCGCGATCCACCTGGCCTTGGCCGAAGCGCAGGCCGACGGCCTGGTCAACGCCGACATCGAACCGCAGGAAGTGGCGATCCGGGTCAAGCGCGGCACCATCCGCGGGCGCGGCGCCAACCAGGCCAAGTACCTGCACGCCATCGCCACCCACGACATCAATTTCGGCATCGGCCCGGCCGGTACCGGCAAGACCTTCCTGGCCGTGGCCTCGGCGGTGGAAGCGCTGAACGAGTCGCGCGTGCAGCGCCTGATCCTGGTGCGCCCGGCGGTGGAAGCCGGCGAGAAGCTGGGTTTCCTGCCCGGCGACCTGACCCAGAAGGTCGACCCCTACCTGCGCCCGCTCTACGACGCCCTGTACGAAATGCTCGGCGTGGAGAAGGTGGTCAAGCTGCTGGAAAAGAACGTGATCGAGATCGCGCCGCTGGCCTACATGCGCGGACGCACGCTTAACGATGCCTATGTGATTCTGGACGAAGCGCAGAACACCACGATCGAGCAGATGAAGATGTTCCTGACCCGCATCGGCTACGGCAGCACCGCGGTGGTCACCGGCGACCTCACCCAGATCGACCTGCCGCGCCACGTGAAGTCGGGCCTAAAGGACGCGCTGGACGTGCTGCGCAACGTCGACGGCATCAGCTTCACCTTCTTCGAGGCGCGCGACGTGGTCCGCCATCCGCTGGTGGCGCGCATCGTCACCGCCTACGACGCGCGCGACGCCGAGACCGCGCAGACCGGCCCCAACGCCTGA
- a CDS encoding M16 family metallopeptidase, protein MRAIAPLLLSLAILSVPAWAASPAPAVPAPESLRIKHEKIVLPNGLTVLVHEDHSVPLVAVNVWYHVGSRDERRGRTGFAHLFEHFFFNGSQNYPHGFREAMDDLGANNRNGTTNTDRTNFFEDVPVSGLERTLYLEADRMGFLAGNINQEMLERERGVVQNEKRQGENQPYGRVFDRLVQLIYPYSHPYSWSTIGSMEDLQAAKLDDIKQWYATYYGPNNAVLSLAGDITVEQARALASKYFAAIPPGPPLPRIQTWVPALEQDLRDTVQDRVPQHRIYRVWHLPPMGERDVHAMELFASVLAGSESAPLSKRLVFDTQLATDVSASVWDKQLTSTFVVTVDVKPGADPLQAERELDATLAKLLAQGPAAAELQRARSRYLADFARNSQRLGGFGGRSDVLAESETYFGDPEAYLKRLNDLAGLSPAQVQSAAREWLGRHHATLTVAPFPQLSAGRDGFDRSQLPALGAPPQVDFPKVQRTTLSNGLKVMLLERHSAPLVNVALAVDAGASADPADAPGTSRFALDLLLKGTTSRDTFRLVDERDALGATLGVGNSLDQSLVYLTALRPNLGGSLALLADVARNPAFPADMVEIQRKQQLAAIEQQRASPAGAATRTLPPLLFGPGHAYGNAGGSLGKEASVAALPRSALQSWHARWFVPSNATLIVAGDVTMDALKPELERSFGNWQGGAAPQKSLSATQSPGRGKVVLIDKPDAPQSVILAAHLGPTGASDQDLALETVMRNFGGMATSRLNRNLRLEKHWSYGTSGGLSGARGPRAFTVIAPVQTDKTKESMVEVLKEIRGVAGARPLAGEEYESIMRSQVARLPGRFETLDSLIAAGGDIANTGRAPEYYYDYAQRLRALDPDALARAGKVVQPDELVWIVVGDLKKIEAGVRELNFGEVVRAQAE, encoded by the coding sequence ATGCGCGCAATCGCCCCCTTGCTGCTGTCCCTGGCCATCCTGTCCGTGCCCGCCTGGGCCGCGTCGCCCGCTCCGGCCGTGCCCGCGCCGGAAAGCCTGCGCATCAAACACGAGAAGATCGTGCTGCCCAACGGCCTGACCGTGCTGGTGCACGAGGACCACAGCGTGCCGCTGGTGGCGGTCAACGTCTGGTACCACGTGGGCTCGCGCGACGAGCGCCGCGGCCGCACCGGATTCGCCCACCTGTTCGAGCACTTCTTCTTCAACGGCAGCCAGAACTACCCGCACGGCTTCCGCGAGGCGATGGACGACCTGGGCGCGAACAACCGCAACGGCACCACCAACACCGACCGCACCAACTTCTTCGAGGACGTGCCGGTGTCGGGCCTGGAGCGCACCTTGTACCTGGAAGCCGACCGCATGGGCTTCCTGGCCGGCAACATCAACCAGGAGATGCTCGAGCGCGAGCGCGGCGTGGTCCAGAACGAGAAGCGCCAGGGCGAGAACCAGCCTTACGGCCGCGTGTTCGACCGCCTGGTGCAGCTGATCTATCCGTACTCGCATCCGTACAGCTGGTCGACCATCGGCAGCATGGAAGACCTGCAGGCGGCCAAGCTCGACGACATCAAACAGTGGTACGCGACCTATTACGGCCCCAACAACGCGGTGCTGTCGCTGGCCGGCGACATCACGGTAGAGCAGGCGCGCGCGCTGGCGAGCAAGTACTTCGCCGCGATTCCGCCCGGCCCGCCGCTGCCGCGCATCCAGACCTGGGTGCCGGCGCTGGAGCAGGACCTGCGCGACACCGTGCAGGACCGCGTGCCGCAGCACCGCATCTACCGGGTCTGGCACCTGCCGCCGATGGGCGAGCGCGACGTGCACGCGATGGAGCTGTTCGCCAGCGTGCTGGCCGGCAGCGAGAGCGCGCCGCTGAGCAAGCGCCTGGTGTTCGATACCCAACTGGCCACCGACGTCTCGGCTTCGGTCTGGGACAAGCAGCTGACCAGCACCTTCGTGGTCACCGTCGACGTCAAACCCGGCGCCGATCCGCTCCAAGCCGAGCGCGAACTGGACGCCACCCTGGCCAAGCTGCTCGCGCAGGGCCCGGCCGCGGCGGAATTGCAGCGTGCGCGCAGCCGCTACCTGGCCGACTTCGCGCGCAACAGCCAGCGCCTGGGCGGCTTCGGCGGCCGTTCCGACGTGCTGGCCGAAAGCGAAACCTATTTCGGCGATCCGGAGGCCTACCTCAAGCGGCTGAACGATCTGGCCGGCCTGAGCCCGGCCCAGGTGCAGTCGGCCGCGCGCGAATGGCTGGGCCGCCACCACGCGACCCTGACCGTGGCGCCGTTCCCGCAGCTCAGCGCCGGTCGCGACGGTTTCGACCGCAGCCAGCTGCCCGCACTGGGCGCGCCGCCGCAGGTCGATTTCCCCAAGGTCCAGCGCACCACGCTGTCCAACGGCCTCAAGGTCATGTTGCTGGAGCGCCACTCGGCACCGCTGGTCAACGTGGCGCTGGCGGTGGATGCGGGTGCCAGCGCCGATCCGGCCGATGCGCCCGGCACCTCGCGCTTCGCCCTCGATTTGCTGTTGAAGGGCACCACCAGCCGCGACACCTTCCGCTTGGTCGACGAGCGCGACGCCTTGGGCGCGACCCTGGGCGTGGGCAACAGCCTGGATCAGTCGCTGGTCTACCTGACCGCGCTGCGCCCGAACCTGGGCGGGTCGCTGGCCTTGCTGGCCGACGTGGCGCGCAACCCCGCGTTCCCGGCCGACATGGTCGAGATCCAGCGCAAGCAGCAGCTGGCCGCGATCGAGCAGCAGCGCGCCAGCCCCGCCGGCGCGGCCACGCGCACGCTGCCGCCGCTGCTGTTCGGCCCCGGCCATGCCTACGGCAATGCCGGCGGCAGCCTGGGCAAGGAGGCGTCCGTCGCCGCGCTGCCGCGTTCAGCCCTGCAGTCGTGGCACGCACGCTGGTTCGTGCCGTCCAACGCGACCCTGATCGTCGCCGGCGACGTGACCATGGACGCGCTCAAGCCCGAATTGGAACGCAGCTTCGGCAACTGGCAGGGCGGCGCCGCGCCGCAGAAGTCGCTGAGCGCAACGCAGTCGCCCGGCCGCGGCAAGGTGGTGCTGATCGACAAGCCCGATGCGCCGCAGTCGGTGATCCTGGCCGCGCACCTGGGGCCCACCGGTGCCAGCGACCAGGACCTGGCGCTGGAAACGGTGATGCGCAACTTCGGCGGCATGGCCACCTCGCGCCTCAACCGCAACCTGCGCCTGGAAAAGCACTGGTCCTACGGCACCTCCGGCGGCCTGTCCGGCGCGCGCGGCCCGCGCGCGTTCACCGTGATCGCGCCGGTGCAGACCGACAAGACCAAGGAGTCGATGGTCGAGGTGTTGAAGGAGATCCGCGGCGTCGCCGGCGCGCGTCCGCTGGCCGGCGAGGAGTACGAAAGCATCATGCGCAGCCAGGTCGCGCGCCTGCCCGGGCGTTTCGAGACCCTGGACTCGCTGATCGCCGCCGGCGGCGACATCGCCAACACCGGCCGCGCGCCGGAGTATTACTACGATTACGCCCAGCGCCTGCGCGCGTTGGACCCGGACGCGCTGGCGCGCGCCGGCAAGGTCGTCCAGCCCGACGAGCTGGTGTGGATCGTGGTCGGCGACCTGAAGAAGATCGAAGCCGGCGTGCGCGAACTGAACTTCGGCGAGGTGGTGCGGGCGCAGGCGGAATGA
- a CDS encoding TetR/AcrR family transcriptional regulator, whose amino-acid sequence MTSEAPPKPRRPRKTAAAKRAPGRPAADGPDLRSRMLDAAIACYTRQGIAATALRSIAVEAGVNPALVHYYFGDKDRLLEAAIQERILPAIAILREPLAAAGGDMAQTVAAFVRGIGDTVAQHPWFPSLWVREVLCEGGALRDLLVDQIGPQLPQMLAQRFAQAQRDGQLNPDLDPRFLVVSLVGLTLFPIAGAPVWQRVFGVETFDGAALREHTIALLDRGLGCG is encoded by the coding sequence ATGACCTCCGAAGCGCCCCCGAAACCCCGCCGCCCGCGCAAGACCGCGGCCGCCAAGCGCGCCCCCGGCCGCCCCGCCGCCGACGGCCCCGATCTGCGCTCGCGCATGCTCGACGCGGCCATCGCCTGCTACACCCGGCAGGGCATCGCCGCTACCGCGCTGCGCAGCATCGCGGTTGAAGCCGGGGTCAACCCGGCGTTGGTGCATTACTACTTCGGCGACAAGGACCGGCTGCTGGAGGCGGCGATCCAGGAGCGGATCCTGCCGGCCATCGCGATCCTGCGCGAGCCGCTGGCCGCCGCGGGCGGCGACATGGCGCAGACGGTCGCGGCTTTCGTCCGCGGCATCGGCGACACCGTCGCCCAGCACCCCTGGTTCCCGTCGCTGTGGGTGCGCGAAGTGCTGTGCGAAGGCGGCGCGCTGCGCGATCTGCTGGTCGACCAGATCGGCCCGCAACTGCCGCAAATGCTGGCCCAGCGCTTCGCCCAGGCGCAGCGCGACGGCCAGCTCAACCCGGACCTGGACCCGCGCTTCCTGGTGGTGTCGCTGGTCGGCCTGACCCTGTTCCCGATCGCCGGTGCGCCGGTCTGGCAGCGCGTGTTCGGGGTGGAAACCTTCGATGGCGCCGCGTTGCGCGAACACACCATCGCCTTGCTCGACCGCGGCCTGGGCTGCGGCTGA
- the ybeY gene encoding rRNA maturation RNase YbeY, whose amino-acid sequence MTRGPVRLDVAINYAVPRTGIPAAVSFRKWVAAALDSRIREADLAIRVVGSKEGRALNRHYRGRDYATNVLSFPAEIPEGLPKGVKFPLLGDLVICAPVVAREAREQKKPLVAHYAHLTVHGALHLLGWDHEDEREAECMEQLEREILAGLGIADPYLED is encoded by the coding sequence ATGACCCGAGGCCCCGTCCGCCTGGATGTCGCGATCAACTACGCGGTGCCGCGCACCGGCATCCCCGCCGCGGTGAGCTTCCGCAAATGGGTGGCCGCCGCGCTGGACAGCCGCATCCGCGAGGCCGACCTGGCGATCCGCGTCGTCGGCAGCAAGGAAGGCCGCGCGCTCAACCGCCATTACCGCGGCCGCGACTACGCCACCAACGTGCTCAGCTTCCCCGCCGAAATCCCCGAAGGCCTGCCCAAGGGCGTGAAGTTTCCGCTGCTGGGCGACCTGGTGATCTGCGCGCCGGTGGTGGCGCGCGAGGCGCGCGAACAGAAAAAGCCGCTGGTCGCGCATTACGCCCACCTCACCGTGCATGGCGCCCTGCACCTGCTGGGCTGGGACCACGAAGACGAACGCGAAGCCGAGTGCATGGAGCAGTTGGAACGCGAGATTCTGGCGGGGCTGGGGATCGCGGATCCGTATCTGGAAGACTGA
- a CDS encoding type IV pilin protein yields the protein MRTRAARGFTLIELMVAVAIVGILVGIAYPAYLDSVRKSRRGQAKADLLELAQRAERFHTQGNSYVGFTASLSAADLRSPRSGTPAYSLRVSGETANSFVLEAAPAGAQADDTACATLSLNQAGVKGATGSSGAGYCW from the coding sequence ATGCGGACACGGGCCGCGCGCGGATTCACCCTGATCGAGCTGATGGTGGCGGTGGCCATCGTCGGCATCCTGGTCGGCATCGCCTATCCGGCCTACCTGGACAGCGTGCGCAAGTCGCGGCGCGGTCAGGCCAAGGCCGACCTGCTGGAGCTGGCGCAGCGCGCCGAGCGTTTCCACACCCAGGGCAATAGCTATGTCGGCTTCACCGCCAGCTTGTCGGCGGCGGATTTGCGTTCGCCGCGCAGCGGCACCCCTGCCTACAGCTTGCGCGTGTCCGGCGAAACCGCCAACAGCTTCGTCCTGGAGGCCGCGCCGGCCGGCGCGCAAGCCGACGATACCGCTTGCGCGACCTTGTCTTTGAACCAAGCGGGGGTCAAGGGCGCGACGGGCAGTTCGGGCGCCGGCTATTGCTGGTGA
- a CDS encoding HlyD family secretion protein yields the protein MSRSHWILPASLALLLGACGEDRPQALGTLEWDRITLPAPAAEKLVRIDVREGQRVAAGTPLLQLEVARTRSQLDALQAQARQADEALAELQAGPRSEAIAQARASLNAAQAQAADARAYYARLQPLGRQRLVAASDVDRARAAAGNADAQVRAAQAALLELEHGTRSEQLAQGRSALAAAQAQAAAQAVTLQKLDVVAPRAGTVDSLPYRLGDQAPLGAPLAIMLVGDAPYARVYVPEPIRASVRVGQNARVYIDGREQALPGRVRMIRSDPSFTPYYALTGKDAARLSYLAEVTLTGADAAQLPAGLPVRVEFAAAAP from the coding sequence ATGTCTCGCTCGCACTGGATCCTCCCCGCGTCGCTGGCGCTGCTGTTGGGCGCCTGCGGCGAAGACCGCCCGCAGGCCTTGGGCACGCTGGAGTGGGACCGCATCACCCTGCCAGCCCCGGCCGCGGAAAAACTGGTGCGCATCGACGTGCGCGAAGGCCAGCGCGTGGCCGCCGGTACGCCGCTGCTGCAGTTGGAAGTCGCGCGCACGCGCTCGCAGTTGGACGCGTTGCAGGCGCAGGCGCGCCAGGCCGACGAGGCGCTGGCCGAACTGCAGGCCGGCCCGCGCAGCGAGGCCATCGCCCAGGCGCGCGCCAGCCTCAACGCCGCCCAGGCCCAGGCCGCCGATGCGCGCGCCTACTACGCGCGCCTGCAGCCGCTGGGCCGGCAGCGCCTGGTCGCCGCCTCCGACGTGGACCGCGCGCGCGCCGCCGCCGGCAACGCCGACGCGCAGGTGCGCGCGGCACAAGCGGCGCTGCTGGAACTGGAACACGGCACCCGCAGCGAACAGCTCGCGCAGGGCCGCTCGGCGCTGGCCGCGGCGCAGGCGCAGGCCGCCGCGCAGGCGGTCACCCTGCAGAAGCTGGACGTGGTGGCGCCGCGCGCCGGCACCGTCGACAGCCTGCCGTACAGGCTCGGCGACCAGGCCCCGCTGGGCGCGCCGCTGGCGATCATGCTGGTGGGCGATGCGCCCTATGCACGCGTGTACGTGCCCGAGCCGATCCGCGCCAGCGTGCGCGTGGGCCAGAACGCGCGCGTCTACATCGACGGACGCGAGCAGGCGCTGCCCGGGCGCGTGCGCATGATTCGCAGCGATCCCAGCTTCACGCCCTATTACGCGTTGACCGGCAAGGACGCCGCGCGCCTGAGCTACCTGGCCGAAGTGACCCTCACCGGCGCCGATGCCGCGCAGCTGCCGGCCGGCCTGCCGGTGCGGGTCGAGTTCGCGGCGGCCGCGCCATGA
- a CDS encoding ABC transporter ATP-binding protein, which yields MRARGLSKRFGELLAVDSVDLTVPRACVYGFLGPNGSGKSTTIRMLCGLLTPSAGEIEVLGLRIPEQAEALRRRIGYMTQKFSLFEDLSVRENLEFLAAVQDIPKAQAASRIDELIAQYRFEDRQKQLAGTMSGGQKQRLALAGAVIHQPELLFLDEPTSAVDPESRRDFWEKLFELADAGTTLLVSTHYMDEAERCHRLAILDRGVLVADGTPAELTGALAGRTLEVRAQQPRQAQRALLRLPGVLSVAQIGNDLRVLSAAGGDVAAQARQALAQAGLQAEVGASQPNLEDVFVAATRGREQGGGAAQERAA from the coding sequence ATCCGCGCGCGCGGCCTGAGCAAGCGCTTCGGCGAACTGCTCGCGGTGGACTCGGTCGACCTGACGGTGCCGCGTGCCTGCGTCTACGGCTTCCTGGGCCCGAACGGCTCGGGCAAGTCGACCACCATCCGCATGCTCTGCGGCCTGCTCACGCCCAGCGCCGGCGAGATCGAGGTGCTGGGCCTGCGCATTCCCGAACAAGCCGAAGCCTTGCGCCGGCGCATCGGCTACATGACCCAGAAGTTCTCGCTGTTCGAAGACCTCAGCGTGCGCGAGAACCTGGAGTTCCTGGCCGCGGTACAGGACATCCCCAAGGCGCAAGCCGCAAGCCGCATCGACGAACTCATCGCCCAGTACCGCTTCGAAGACCGGCAGAAGCAATTGGCCGGCACCATGAGCGGCGGCCAGAAGCAGCGCCTGGCGCTGGCCGGCGCGGTGATCCACCAGCCCGAACTGCTGTTCCTGGACGAACCCACCAGCGCGGTCGATCCCGAGTCGCGCCGCGATTTCTGGGAAAAGCTGTTCGAACTGGCCGATGCCGGCACCACCCTCCTGGTCTCCACCCACTATATGGACGAGGCCGAGCGCTGCCACCGCCTGGCGATCCTGGACCGCGGCGTTCTGGTGGCCGACGGCACGCCGGCCGAACTCACCGGAGCGCTGGCCGGCCGCACCCTGGAAGTGCGCGCGCAACAGCCGCGCCAGGCCCAGCGCGCGCTGCTGCGACTGCCCGGCGTGCTCAGCGTGGCCCAGATCGGCAACGACCTGCGCGTGCTGTCCGCGGCCGGCGGCGACGTCGCCGCGCAGGCCCGCCAGGCGCTGGCGCAGGCCGGCCTGCAGGCCGAGGTCGGCGCCTCGCAGCCCAACCTGGAAGACGTATTCGTCGCCGCCACCCGCGGGCGCGAGCAGGGCGGCGGCGCCGCGCAGGAGCGTGCCGCATGA